The Methylomusa anaerophila genome has a segment encoding these proteins:
- a CDS encoding ATP-binding protein: MLPNPYTPGAGLVPSYLAGRDDTISEAREVIVSVAHGFPTRSIVYYGLRGVGKTVLLNRIEEIAEENLVLYEHIEVSERSSFKISISFHIQKLIRQLSTKKQAKFYLDKALSILKAFQITYSPEGEVSLGLKDNIDAAVGVSDTGNFQNDLTELFVSLGTLAQKNDNAVCLFIDEIQYLKDDEFEALIAAIHRVNQKGLPVTLFSAGLPKVAKIAGDIKSYAERLVSFISIDSLEPEAAKLALTEPAKKLGVTYTDEAIDKIITITDGYPYFLQEYGKQVWAFIKDNKIDITSVEAAYPIFEKSLDDSFFKVRYDRATPKEKEVMIAMAECGALPCTMAQIASRMQTSVQSISPVRGQLIYKGFIYSARYGEVDFTVPQFKQYLKRIQK; the protein is encoded by the coding sequence ATGTTACCTAATCCATATACCCCGGGTGCTGGACTAGTACCGAGCTATTTAGCTGGACGTGACGATACAATAAGTGAAGCAAGAGAAGTTATTGTTAGTGTTGCCCATGGATTTCCTACACGCTCTATTGTTTATTATGGGTTGCGGGGTGTTGGTAAGACTGTACTGCTAAACAGAATAGAAGAAATTGCAGAAGAAAATCTTGTTTTATATGAACATATCGAAGTATCAGAGCGTTCTTCCTTTAAAATATCCATATCTTTTCATATCCAAAAACTGATTAGACAGTTGAGTACAAAAAAACAAGCCAAATTTTACTTAGATAAAGCACTTTCGATACTAAAAGCATTTCAAATTACCTATTCTCCTGAGGGAGAAGTAAGTTTAGGTTTAAAAGATAATATTGATGCAGCTGTGGGTGTCTCGGATACAGGTAATTTTCAAAATGATCTTACAGAACTATTTGTGTCATTAGGTACATTAGCTCAAAAGAATGATAATGCAGTCTGCTTATTTATTGATGAAATACAATATTTAAAAGATGATGAGTTTGAAGCTTTAATTGCAGCGATCCACAGAGTCAATCAAAAAGGATTACCCGTTACTTTATTTTCAGCAGGTTTGCCTAAAGTTGCCAAAATTGCTGGGGATATTAAGTCTTATGCAGAAAGATTAGTTAGTTTTATTTCCATTGATTCTCTAGAACCAGAGGCGGCCAAGCTGGCATTGACTGAACCTGCAAAAAAGTTAGGTGTTACATACACAGATGAAGCAATTGATAAAATTATTACAATAACAGATGGATATCCTTACTTTCTTCAAGAGTATGGAAAGCAAGTTTGGGCTTTTATTAAGGATAATAAGATTGATATTACATCGGTAGAGGCTGCTTATCCGATATTTGAAAAAAGTTTAGATGATAGTTTCTTCAAAGTTCGCTATGATAGAGCTACGCCTAAAGAAAAAGAAGTTATGATAGCCATGGCTGAATGTGGGGCGTTGCCATGTACTATGGCACAAATTGCCAGCAGGATGCAAACGAGTGTTCAAAGCATTTCACCAGTTAGAGGACAGTTGATTTATAAAGGTTTTATTTATTCGGCAAGGTACGGAGAAGTTGATTTTACTGTGCCTCAATTTAAACAATATTTAAAACGTATACAAAAATAA
- a CDS encoding AAA family ATPase has protein sequence MLGENQQYIRSMQLRRHEINDYEKYPFCLPAIHDLTELHFHPRVTFIVGENGTGKSTILEAIAVAWGFNPEGGTINFSFSSRASHSNLYEYVRLIKGVKKPRNGFFLRAESFYNLSTNIEELDAGSGGPSIISSYGGRSLHEQSHGEAFFATFNHRFGPQGLYILDEPEAALSPLRQMAIISRLHNLVQRNSQFIIATHSPILMAYPDAAILQFNQNGFTEVEYEQTDHFLIMKDFINNPQKMLKILMDSDC, from the coding sequence ATGTTAGGTGAAAACCAGCAATATATACGAAGCATGCAGCTACGCCGCCACGAAATTAATGATTATGAGAAATATCCTTTCTGTTTACCAGCCATTCATGACTTAACCGAGCTGCATTTTCATCCCCGGGTTACTTTTATCGTAGGGGAAAATGGTACCGGAAAATCAACAATACTTGAGGCAATAGCGGTTGCCTGGGGATTTAATCCGGAAGGCGGCACTATCAATTTTTCCTTTTCCTCCCGCGCGTCACATTCCAACTTGTATGAGTATGTCCGTCTAATCAAAGGAGTAAAAAAACCCCGTAACGGTTTTTTTCTGCGGGCCGAAAGTTTTTATAACCTGTCTACCAACATTGAGGAACTTGATGCCGGATCCGGCGGTCCTTCCATTATTAGTTCCTACGGGGGCAGGTCTTTACACGAGCAATCCCACGGCGAAGCTTTTTTCGCTACCTTCAACCATCGATTTGGTCCGCAAGGATTATATATTCTCGATGAACCTGAGGCTGCGTTGTCTCCCTTGCGGCAGATGGCGATTATCTCAAGGCTGCATAACCTGGTGCAGCGAAATTCACAGTTTATCATTGCGACTCATTCACCGATTTTAATGGCGTATCCCGATGCCGCTATTTTACAATTTAATCAGAATGGATTTACTGAAGTAGAATATGAACAAACAGACCATTTTCTTATTATGAAAGACTTCATAAATAATCCTCAAAAAATGCTGAAGATATTGATGGATAGTGACTGCTAA
- a CDS encoding DEAD/DEAH box helicase, which yields MLSILSKLAHVIQNIQYPVKYDLGSYIQVLKEINAVKLDSFSDHELKELSSDLKRQVCNGVSPDKLLVQSFALVRQAARRVLGIKPFDTQVIAAIALHQGKMVEMQTGEGKTLAAVMPAYLNALTGKGVHVLTFNDYLARRDALWMGPIYEFLSLSAGYVNEGMSTSERQNAYAADITYVTAKEAGFDYLRDFLCMEKEIVVHRPFHYAIVDEADSILIDEARIPLVIAGNVAAGEENLLHLSKIVRGPRHGSYWELTTMIVAG from the coding sequence ATGTTAAGCATATTGTCCAAATTGGCCCATGTAATCCAGAATATCCAATATCCGGTTAAATATGATCTTGGCTCCTACATACAAGTTCTAAAAGAAATCAATGCTGTCAAGCTCGACTCTTTCAGTGATCATGAACTGAAAGAACTGTCTTCGGACCTTAAAAGGCAGGTCTGCAACGGGGTCTCACCCGATAAACTTCTTGTGCAGTCTTTTGCTCTTGTTCGCCAGGCTGCCCGGCGTGTGTTAGGAATAAAGCCTTTTGATACGCAGGTTATTGCGGCTATTGCTCTGCACCAGGGCAAGATGGTGGAAATGCAAACCGGTGAAGGGAAAACATTGGCTGCCGTAATGCCGGCATACTTAAATGCGTTGACGGGTAAAGGCGTCCATGTGCTGACTTTCAATGATTATCTTGCCCGCAGGGATGCCCTGTGGATGGGGCCGATATATGAATTTTTGAGTCTTTCGGCGGGGTACGTAAATGAAGGGATGAGTACCAGCGAAAGACAGAATGCCTATGCCGCTGACATTACATATGTAACTGCAAAAGAGGCGGGCTTTGATTACTTGCGCGATTTCCTGTGTATGGAAAAAGAGATTGTTGTCCACCGGCCATTTCATTATGCCATTGTGGATGAAGCTGACTCAATCCTTATTGACGAAGCCCGGATACCTCTTGTTATTGCGGGAAATGTAGCGGCAGGCGAGGAAAATCTCCTTCATTTATCAAAGATAGTTCGAGGCCCCAGGCACGGCTCGTATTGGGAACTAACTACCATGATAGTCGCAGGATAG
- a CDS encoding preprotein translocase subunit SecA, giving the protein MGTNYHDSRRIDNQLRGRAGRQGDPDESRFFISLEDHLIKRYDIAQLIPASKFPLKQEDPVNDPAVSRELLKGRRIAEGYNSDIRRQLWKYSFIIEQQRRIIYNKRQDVLMDTVPLVLLSSKAAERYDALKAQVGEKVLQKVEKQLTLHYINKCWADYLDYINYEREGIHLVVIGKKDPLAEFHKIAIEAFDEMMAKIDAETIRTFNTVAVGEDGIDMVKAGLNAPSSTWTYLISDNPYQFSRLSGLIKAYIRYD; this is encoded by the coding sequence TTGGGAACTAACTACCATGATAGTCGCAGGATAGATAATCAGTTAAGAGGCAGAGCCGGTCGTCAAGGTGATCCGGATGAAAGCAGATTTTTTATTAGCCTGGAAGACCATCTGATAAAAAGATATGATATTGCGCAACTCATTCCTGCCAGCAAATTTCCGTTGAAACAAGAAGATCCGGTTAATGATCCCGCTGTATCCCGTGAGTTGCTAAAGGGGCGGCGGATTGCGGAGGGATATAATTCCGACATCAGGCGTCAATTATGGAAATACTCTTTTATCATCGAACAGCAGCGCCGTATTATTTACAATAAGCGTCAGGATGTCCTGATGGATACGGTGCCTTTAGTGCTATTATCATCGAAAGCTGCTGAACGTTATGATGCGCTCAAGGCTCAGGTAGGTGAGAAGGTTTTGCAGAAGGTTGAAAAACAGCTTACTCTGCACTATATAAACAAATGTTGGGCGGATTACCTGGATTATATCAATTATGAGCGGGAAGGCATACATTTGGTTGTCATTGGCAAAAAGGATCCTCTCGCCGAGTTTCACAAAATTGCCATCGAAGCATTTGATGAGATGATGGCCAAAATTGACGCAGAAACAATTAGGACATTTAATACGGTTGCGGTCGGCGAGGACGGGATTGATATGGTGAAAGCGGGGCTTAACGCTCCTTCATCCACTTGGACCTATCTTATTAGCGATAATCCGTATCAATTCAGCAGGCTATCCGGTTTAATCAAAGCTTACATCAGGTATGATTAA
- a CDS encoding polysaccharide biosynthesis/export family protein, with the protein MKQKSTVQNSILGLFFLLLVLMPVYAACAEEYHLGVGDVFTVSVWGLDELQVEDIIVGAEGNINFPVVGQLKVAGLSTNDLAANIAAGLAKYVRDPKVSVIITKYRTTRVYVLGEVVKPGMYEIEKYCNILDALGAAGGYTDKAAKRNVFVIRSNQQGKPLKVNLLNLLNKGDMSQNYALGDGDVLYLTPNNKIDISSIISTSLTFSRGSASYQVGSGIK; encoded by the coding sequence GTGAAACAAAAAAGTACTGTTCAAAATAGTATTCTCGGCCTGTTTTTTCTGCTGCTTGTGTTGATGCCGGTATATGCCGCTTGCGCCGAAGAATATCATTTAGGCGTCGGCGACGTGTTTACCGTGAGTGTGTGGGGACTGGATGAACTCCAGGTAGAAGATATCATTGTCGGGGCTGAAGGAAACATCAATTTTCCGGTGGTTGGCCAACTTAAAGTCGCAGGCTTATCCACAAATGATCTGGCTGCGAATATAGCGGCCGGCCTGGCCAAATATGTTCGGGACCCTAAGGTATCGGTTATCATTACCAAATATCGTACAACGCGGGTTTATGTGCTGGGCGAGGTGGTTAAACCGGGAATGTATGAAATTGAGAAATACTGCAATATCCTGGATGCTTTAGGTGCGGCCGGCGGCTACACAGATAAAGCAGCCAAAAGAAATGTGTTTGTAATTCGCAGCAATCAGCAAGGGAAGCCGTTAAAAGTGAACCTGCTTAACCTCCTTAATAAGGGTGACATGTCCCAGAATTATGCTTTGGGCGATGGCGATGTATTGTACCTAACCCCCAATAATAAGATTGATATTTCGTCGATAATTTCTACTAGTCTTACATTTAGTAGAGGCAGTGCCAGCTATCAAGTGGGAAGCGGCATCAAATAA
- a CDS encoding GumC family protein translates to MVNGSIWDKQNIIRIAIQRKGLILAVFILTVMLTVGMNALLPKVYEAETTVRIKQPKALANSLLADQPVEGGNTKQLMQSNTEILKSRTVAQAVIAKLPQDRYAAISPNDILRRISTSSINGEILKIKVQGKTPEEAQTIATALMDAFVQRITGLSRREQKAAREFIGERLLEAKAELETAESAFEDYKREQKIVSPADETKVMVENLAGMKKANDENTTALAAAAAKLSNIREQLNRQKQGVLADNQLIQQQKNKLAELEGEKAGLLAKYTADHPQVQSVQASIDKIKVDLNEEISRVVNGDAPSTNHLRQGLLENEIQVGAELSTASARKTATEQIIASDQQDLAKIPAKEHGLAIVERDVTVAREKYVMLAKRHEEARINEVMQPLEVQVIDEPDASPSPVQPKKTLNLLLGAVIGLVSGIGLAVLGEHVQKKMATEEDVKRYLDLPVIGMVPDFTDEPRPGYIRYRNKLRAVFKWLSGQG, encoded by the coding sequence ATGGTGAATGGCTCAATATGGGATAAACAAAACATAATCCGGATAGCTATACAACGGAAAGGCTTGATCTTAGCCGTTTTCATACTGACTGTTATGTTGACTGTCGGCATGAACGCTTTGCTCCCGAAGGTTTACGAGGCGGAAACTACTGTCCGGATCAAGCAACCCAAAGCATTGGCAAACTCACTGTTAGCTGATCAACCTGTTGAAGGCGGCAATACCAAACAATTGATGCAGTCAAATACAGAGATTCTGAAAAGCCGTACTGTTGCGCAAGCGGTTATTGCCAAGCTGCCCCAGGACAGATATGCCGCAATTTCTCCTAACGATATTCTCAGACGGATATCGACTTCCTCGATAAATGGAGAAATTCTGAAAATTAAAGTTCAGGGCAAGACACCGGAGGAAGCACAAACCATAGCCACGGCGCTAATGGATGCTTTTGTCCAGCGCATTACCGGTTTAAGCCGGCGGGAACAAAAAGCGGCGCGGGAATTCATTGGGGAACGTTTGCTGGAAGCAAAAGCGGAATTGGAAACAGCGGAAAGCGCCTTTGAGGACTATAAGCGGGAACAGAAGATTGTGTCGCCGGCGGATGAGACCAAGGTCATGGTTGAAAATCTGGCCGGCATGAAAAAAGCTAATGACGAAAATACCACCGCGTTAGCTGCGGCGGCAGCCAAACTTAGTAATATCCGTGAGCAGTTGAACCGCCAAAAACAGGGAGTCTTGGCCGACAATCAGCTTATCCAACAGCAGAAGAACAAGTTGGCGGAATTGGAGGGGGAAAAAGCTGGTTTGCTTGCCAAATATACGGCTGACCATCCGCAAGTGCAAAGTGTGCAGGCGTCTATCGACAAAATAAAAGTCGATCTCAATGAGGAAATATCACGGGTTGTCAACGGCGACGCACCATCGACCAATCATCTCCGGCAGGGTTTGTTGGAAAATGAAATTCAGGTGGGAGCCGAACTTTCCACCGCAAGCGCCCGCAAGACAGCCACGGAACAAATCATTGCCAGCGATCAGCAGGACCTGGCCAAAATTCCGGCTAAAGAGCACGGATTAGCTATTGTGGAGCGGGATGTGACAGTTGCCCGGGAAAAATACGTCATGTTGGCCAAACGGCACGAAGAGGCCCGTATCAATGAGGTTATGCAGCCGCTGGAAGTTCAGGTGATAGACGAACCGGACGCTTCTCCCTCGCCGGTACAGCCCAAAAAGACGCTAAACCTCTTACTGGGAGCGGTCATCGGTCTCGTCAGCGGTATTGGATTAGCGGTTTTGGGCGAGCATGTGCAAAAGAAAATGGCCACGGAAGAGGATGTTAAAAGATATCTTGATTTGCCGGTTATCGGTATGGTTCCTGACTTTACTGATGAACCAAGGCCGGGATATATCCGGTATCGGAATAAATTGCGGGCTGTGTTCAAATGGTTAAGCGGCCAGGGCTAA
- a CDS encoding CpsD/CapB family tyrosine-protein kinase, producing MPQDYQGAFSDRTQVSIADAYRIIRTNIYFSKGEDQPKIIMFTSALPGEGKSTIAANTAIAYAQTGKRVILVDCNLHRPVQHKLLNKDSGTDRNLANAGLGDYLRKKVVLNHIISDTGTKNLRLISSGYLPLNPAEFLASADMEAALDDLKTKADIIILDTPAVTFATDACILAAKTDGIAVVVNVNMARPEVVRKAKQVLEKANGQLLGVVLNRVKSTQ from the coding sequence ATGCCGCAAGATTACCAAGGGGCTTTCAGCGATCGTACCCAAGTATCGATTGCCGACGCTTATCGAATTATTAGAACAAACATTTATTTTAGTAAAGGCGAAGATCAGCCCAAGATTATTATGTTTACCAGTGCGCTTCCCGGTGAGGGCAAATCCACCATTGCGGCGAATACCGCCATTGCTTACGCCCAGACGGGGAAGAGAGTTATTCTCGTGGACTGCAATTTGCACCGGCCAGTGCAGCACAAGCTGCTGAACAAAGACAGCGGGACAGATCGTAATTTGGCCAATGCGGGCCTAGGGGACTATCTGCGAAAAAAGGTTGTCCTCAATCATATCATAAGCGACACCGGTACCAAAAACCTCCGCTTAATATCCAGCGGCTATTTGCCGCTCAACCCGGCGGAATTTCTGGCTTCCGCCGATATGGAAGCCGCCCTTGATGATTTGAAGACCAAAGCGGATATTATAATTCTGGATACCCCGGCGGTTACCTTTGCCACGGATGCCTGCATACTGGCAGCCAAAACAGATGGGATCGCGGTGGTGGTCAATGTTAACATGGCGCGGCCGGAAGTTGTTCGTAAGGCCAAGCAGGTATTGGAAAAAGCCAACGGCCAATTACTGGGCGTGGTATTAAATCGTGTCAAGTCAACTCAATAA
- a CDS encoding polysaccharide biosynthesis protein, with translation MNNAIRLLSMVLLDGFIVGTVPYIAALIRFEGAISEFYNSVILYTIPLTIFIRLGTFYAFGFYNRLWRYAGAKELLVIVGAVTVSSAIIAVISALTVYPIPKSIQLMSWFINIVFIGITRVIAHVSNFMPQGWSEHDIGVLIIGAGDTGAMVARALSRQDLAMRRNGIRKLVGFIDDEPYKQNRLLFGAKVLGKRSDLRRIISKHNVQEIILAIPSINGEFVREILADCRKERCRLKIAPNLDEWIKSGGKTLQLRSLQLEDLLRRSPVELNMGQVAEFLKDKSVLVTGAGGSIGSELCRQIASMSPRILYLLGKGENSIYAIESELREKYQDLTIEPLIVDVRDSKRINLIFSRCAPQVVFHAAAHKHVPLMEKQPDEAVSNNIFGTKTVAEAADRFGTEVFVMISTDKAVNPTSVMGATKRMAELIIQDMNKTSRTTFAAVRFGNVLGSRGSVIPLFQKQIAAGGPVTITHPDMKRYFMTIPEASSLVLQAGALAQGGEVFVLDMGEPVKILDMACSMIQIAGLIPHVDIKFDYIGLRPGEKLFEELLTAEEGVNVTKHEKIYTAKLKNVDRQNLQKGLTLLQQAASFSEIIQILSYLIPSYRPPAMVKEAAS, from the coding sequence GTGAACAATGCAATCCGATTATTGTCAATGGTGCTGCTTGATGGTTTTATCGTGGGAACTGTTCCGTACATCGCCGCACTGATTCGTTTTGAGGGAGCCATTAGTGAGTTTTATAACAGTGTAATACTCTATACTATACCGCTTACTATTTTTATCCGGCTTGGGACCTTCTATGCTTTTGGTTTTTATAACCGGCTGTGGCGGTATGCGGGTGCCAAAGAACTGCTGGTTATTGTCGGGGCTGTTACCGTCAGCTCGGCAATTATTGCGGTGATTTCAGCGCTGACGGTCTATCCGATACCCAAGAGCATACAATTGATGTCATGGTTTATCAATATTGTTTTTATCGGTATCACCAGAGTCATAGCCCATGTTAGTAATTTTATGCCCCAGGGCTGGAGCGAGCATGATATCGGGGTATTGATTATCGGGGCCGGCGACACGGGCGCAATGGTTGCCAGAGCCTTGAGCAGGCAGGACCTTGCTATGCGCCGCAACGGCATCCGGAAACTGGTCGGCTTTATTGATGATGAACCCTACAAGCAAAACCGGCTGCTTTTTGGCGCGAAAGTATTAGGTAAAAGAAGTGATTTGCGGCGTATTATCAGCAAACACAATGTCCAGGAAATTATTTTGGCAATACCGTCGATTAACGGTGAATTTGTCCGCGAAATTCTCGCCGACTGCCGAAAAGAGCGGTGCCGGCTGAAAATAGCGCCTAACCTGGACGAATGGATTAAAAGTGGCGGCAAGACGCTTCAACTGCGCAGCCTTCAACTGGAAGATTTACTCCGGCGCAGCCCTGTCGAACTTAACATGGGGCAAGTGGCCGAGTTTTTGAAGGATAAAAGTGTATTGGTTACGGGGGCCGGCGGCTCTATCGGCTCAGAGTTATGCCGTCAGATTGCATCTATGTCGCCCCGTATTCTTTATCTGCTTGGCAAGGGCGAAAACAGTATTTACGCTATTGAGAGTGAGCTGCGGGAAAAATATCAGGATTTAACCATTGAACCGCTGATTGTGGATGTACGGGACAGCAAGCGGATAAACCTGATTTTCTCACGCTGCGCCCCGCAGGTGGTTTTTCATGCTGCCGCCCATAAACATGTTCCGCTGATGGAAAAGCAGCCGGATGAGGCTGTGAGCAATAATATTTTTGGGACCAAGACGGTTGCTGAGGCAGCCGACAGATTCGGCACCGAGGTATTTGTCATGATATCGACGGATAAAGCGGTCAACCCCACCAGTGTAATGGGGGCGACCAAACGGATGGCCGAATTGATTATTCAAGACATGAACAAGACCAGTCGTACTACCTTTGCGGCGGTTCGCTTCGGCAATGTGCTGGGCAGCCGCGGCAGTGTGATACCCCTTTTTCAGAAGCAAATTGCCGCCGGGGGACCGGTTACCATTACGCATCCGGATATGAAACGCTATTTTATGACCATCCCGGAAGCATCATCCTTAGTGCTGCAGGCAGGCGCCTTGGCCCAGGGCGGGGAAGTATTCGTCCTGGATATGGGCGAGCCGGTAAAAATTTTGGACATGGCTTGTTCTATGATCCAAATCGCCGGCCTGATTCCCCATGTGGACATCAAATTTGACTACATTGGTTTAAGACCGGGAGAAAAGCTGTTTGAAGAGTTATTAACAGCTGAAGAGGGCGTAAATGTCACTAAGCATGAAAAGATTTATACGGCCAAGCTGAAGAATGTTGACCGGCAAAACTTGCAAAAGGGGTTAACATTGTTGCAGCAGGCGGCTTCATTTTCGGAAATTATTCAGATTTTGTCCTATTTGATACCGTCTTACCGGCCACCGGCGATGGTTAAGGAAGCAGCTTCGTGA
- a CDS encoding lipopolysaccharide biosynthesis protein, translated as MKWPERNPKMDCHNELNYGSLLKKVMEYAPGSLLPALLGLLSAAVFTHIFAAFEYGRYSLALSIAAFASVAAAAWLQTSLARYLPSLQDQGEINKLKECIAGGLALIVGAEAILAVIMAYGVYLFQPPGWQDLYLPTAGLIISSSLFTSLSVVLQAEMRAREYSRYNILTTGLKLLFSLTFVLLVAPKAEWIVYGAVAGTIILIPVMWRETKLLPFGSLLQLKMDRPFWSGIKRLAAYGLPMIGWYLAVALLGTGDRYVIQWFRGAAEVGIYSANYVLITGAVGLLNAPVILAAHPFLMKAGSEGDRRQTGRWLGNIIDWFIAAGILLTGFIWLFSGDFAQWFLGPQFREGHVIMPVITAGYVAFQLSMYTHKPLEFAGKTHVMLIVAVLAVVVSAVLNIYLVPRMGYGASAYAVLAGYLFYNIIVSYAGRKMVPWQVRWQLLAGITAITILGSIFIAYERNSIQSQWGYAAGIIAAAIQFLLLGGGIFYLFGFRKLFNVRPT; from the coding sequence GTGAAATGGCCGGAAAGGAACCCCAAAATGGATTGCCATAATGAGCTCAATTACGGAAGTTTGCTGAAGAAGGTCATGGAGTATGCGCCGGGAAGCTTACTGCCGGCTTTGCTGGGACTATTGTCGGCCGCCGTTTTTACCCATATATTTGCGGCATTTGAGTACGGCCGCTATAGTTTGGCTTTGAGTATAGCCGCCTTTGCTTCCGTTGCGGCGGCTGCGTGGCTGCAAACCTCACTTGCCAGATACTTGCCGTCACTCCAGGACCAAGGGGAGATAAACAAGTTAAAAGAATGCATAGCCGGTGGTTTGGCGCTGATTGTCGGCGCGGAAGCTATCCTTGCCGTTATTATGGCGTATGGAGTTTATTTGTTTCAGCCGCCTGGCTGGCAGGATTTATATTTACCCACGGCAGGACTAATTATCAGCAGTTCTTTGTTTACTTCGTTGAGTGTCGTCCTGCAGGCTGAGATGCGGGCCCGGGAATATTCCCGCTATAACATACTCACTACCGGCCTTAAACTGTTGTTCAGCTTAACTTTTGTTCTTCTGGTGGCGCCGAAGGCAGAGTGGATAGTCTACGGCGCTGTGGCCGGTACTATTATTCTTATTCCTGTTATGTGGCGGGAAACTAAGCTTCTTCCTTTTGGTTCCCTGCTGCAGCTTAAGATGGACCGGCCGTTTTGGTCAGGGATCAAGCGGCTGGCTGCATACGGGCTGCCCATGATCGGCTGGTATTTGGCCGTAGCGCTGTTGGGAACAGGGGATCGCTATGTTATCCAGTGGTTCCGCGGGGCGGCGGAAGTAGGTATCTATTCTGCCAATTATGTCTTGATAACAGGTGCTGTGGGCCTGTTAAACGCCCCGGTAATATTGGCCGCTCACCCTTTTCTCATGAAGGCCGGCAGTGAGGGCGATCGCCGGCAGACAGGCCGTTGGCTGGGCAATATCATCGATTGGTTTATTGCGGCGGGGATTCTGCTTACCGGTTTTATATGGCTATTCAGCGGCGACTTTGCCCAATGGTTTCTCGGACCGCAGTTCCGGGAGGGGCACGTTATAATGCCGGTGATTACCGCCGGGTATGTTGCTTTTCAGCTCAGTATGTATACACATAAACCGCTGGAGTTTGCGGGGAAAACCCATGTCATGCTCATAGTCGCCGTATTGGCGGTTGTTGTCAGTGCGGTGTTAAATATATACCTGGTTCCCCGAATGGGTTATGGGGCGTCCGCCTATGCCGTCCTGGCCGGCTACTTGTTTTACAATATAATAGTAAGCTATGCCGGACGAAAAATGGTGCCTTGGCAGGTGCGGTGGCAGCTGCTGGCCGGCATAACCGCCATAACGATTCTCGGCAGCATATTTATCGCTTATGAGCGAAACTCGATCCAGTCCCAATGGGGCTATGCAGCCGGAATAATTGCCGCGGCAATTCAATTTTTACTATTAGGCGGCGGTATTTTTTATCTGTTTGGTTTTAGAAAACTGTTTAACGTAAGACCGACATAG
- a CDS encoding glycosyltransferase family 2 protein, with amino-acid sequence MRPGRLRVVILNYNQPAMTVKCVASLLAQSYQPLDVVVVDNASAPANYEQLKQSLPERVVLIRNAVNAGYAAGNNVGARLSEGLEPAEYTMILNNDVFLPEPAALKNMVTALEKDADRVAVSPLVQLMGTDLDPLTGIQVRRDADFTTCLVVASWWLRRLPGGSRVYDRHVYQDHKPYQPGREYECDSINGCCFIIRTNFLASIGYFDEGTFLYFEEIILGRQIKLAQKKCCLTTAVTVHHFHGATTKQRLGVFRFHMYKEDVKSQVYYCRKYLNAGWLACSLLVFVRAVDFISKKLIQSMLLRPAARGKKVIKQ; translated from the coding sequence ATGCGCCCGGGAAGATTGCGCGTCGTGATATTAAATTACAATCAACCGGCTATGACCGTTAAATGTGTTGCCAGCCTGCTGGCGCAGTCTTATCAGCCGCTGGATGTAGTAGTTGTCGATAATGCTTCCGCCCCCGCGAATTATGAGCAATTGAAACAAAGTCTGCCAGAGCGGGTGGTGTTAATAAGAAATGCTGTCAATGCCGGCTATGCCGCCGGCAATAATGTCGGCGCCCGGCTTAGCGAAGGACTGGAACCAGCGGAATATACCATGATTTTAAACAACGATGTATTCTTGCCGGAACCCGCGGCGTTGAAAAACATGGTCACTGCCTTGGAAAAAGATGCGGACCGGGTTGCCGTATCGCCCCTGGTACAGTTAATGGGGACGGACCTGGATCCGCTAACCGGCATACAAGTCCGGCGGGACGCCGACTTCACAACATGTTTGGTAGTAGCCAGCTGGTGGCTCAGACGCCTGCCCGGCGGCAGTCGCGTTTACGATCGGCACGTCTATCAGGACCATAAGCCTTATCAGCCGGGCCGGGAGTATGAATGCGACAGTATTAACGGCTGTTGTTTTATCATCCGTACCAATTTCTTGGCAAGTATCGGCTATTTTGATGAGGGTACATTTTTATACTTTGAAGAAATCATTCTCGGCCGGCAAATAAAATTGGCCCAAAAAAAGTGCTGCCTGACTACCGCCGTAACCGTACATCACTTTCACGGCGCGACTACCAAGCAACGGTTAGGAGTCTTTCGCTTCCATATGTATAAGGAAGATGTGAAAAGCCAGGTATATTACTGCCGTAAATACCTGAACGCCGGCTGGTTAGCCTGCAGCTTGCTGGTTTTTGTGCGGGCTGTGGATTTCATTTCCAAGAAACTGATACAGTCCATGCTGTTACGGCCGGCAGCCAGGGGGAAGAAGGTTATAAAACAGTGA